The genomic region ATTGTAGAAATCTAAATATTCTTCAATCTGAGATTTTTTCTTTCCTTCGGCTGGTTCATTGATAGGAAACTTCACTCTACCATTACCATTACTCATTACCTTACTCATAAGAGCGGTATATTCTGTCGCAATATCATCGTCTGCAAAAGAAATGATTTGAGCAAATCCCATGACTTCACCATAAAACTTACACCATTTATTCATCTCATCCCAACCCACATTACCGACCATATGGTCAATAAACTTTAAACCTACAGGCTCAGGATTATAATGAGATTCCCATTTTTCATATCCTGGTAAGAAAACTCCATTATAATTTTTGCGTTCTACAAATATGTGAACAGTTTCTCCGTAGGTATAAATACCCGAGCGCACTACTTCACCAAATTCGTCTTTTTCAACGGTAGGCTCTAAGTAAGGTTTTGCACCACGTTTAGTTGTTTCTTCAAAGGCACTTCTAGCATCTTCTACCCATAAAGCAACTACTTTAACTCCATCTCCATGAACATTGATATGCTCATTGAGCTCTCCACCTTTTTGTAATGGAGAGGTAAGGACAAGTTTAATTTTGCCTTGTGTTAATACGTAGGATACACGGTCCTTAAGACCAGTTTCTAGTCCAGCATAAGCAAATGATTGGAATCCAAACGCACTTTTATAATAATGTGCTGCTTGCTTTGCATTTCCTACATATAATTCTACGTAATCTGTACCAAGCAATGGAAGAAAATCTTCGGCTTCACTAAAGAGTTTTTTAAGTGAATATTCTGTATTAGCTAGGTTAGTTAAGTTTTTTATTTCTTTAGACATAATAATTTTTAATTGTAAATAATGTTATAATAATGTAGTATAGAAAACTGATATTATTACCACATTGCCCTTACATGAGAAGCTATTTTATATGAATAATCGATCATTGTATCTAAGATTTAGAACTTAAAAAGTTGCCATTTAAGAAGACTAGGTAAATATACAGATTTGAATATAACTAATGTATTATGACAAGTTTTTTATGGTGATTCAGTCTCAACCAGTCACAAAAAAAACCGCTCTTTTAGAGCGGCTTTTAAAATATAAAATATAGGGACTATAATCCCATTTCTGTTTTAACAGCTTCAGTGATATTTGCAGATTCTTCAGCAAATAATACAGAACTTACAGATACGATAATTTTAAATCCTTTTGCCTTTGCTACCTTTTCTATAGCTGCATTCAGTTTATCATATATAGGTTGCATCAATTCATTTCGTCTAGTTGCTAATTTTAATTCGGCACCTTGCTTTTCTGTATTTAAAGAACCTTCTAGCTGTTGAGCCATTTTAATGATTTCTTGTCTTCTTTCTTCAGTCACTCCTTCTGATTGTGCCTCTTGTTGTAAAGCTTGAAATCTTGCATTGGCATTGGTTTCGGCTTTTGTAATATCTGCTTGAAGATTACTGGTGTAATTTTTCAATTGAGTTTCTGCAGCACTAACTTCTGGCATTTTAGACATTAAGAATTCTGCATCAACATATCCTGTTTGTGCAAATGTGAAAGATGAA from Nonlabens arenilitoris harbors:
- the hppD gene encoding 4-hydroxyphenylpyruvate dioxygenase, giving the protein MSKEIKNLTNLANTEYSLKKLFSEAEDFLPLLGTDYVELYVGNAKQAAHYYKSAFGFQSFAYAGLETGLKDRVSYVLTQGKIKLVLTSPLQKGGELNEHINVHGDGVKVVALWVEDARSAFEETTKRGAKPYLEPTVEKDEFGEVVRSGIYTYGETVHIFVERKNYNGVFLPGYEKWESHYNPEPVGLKFIDHMVGNVGWDEMNKWCKFYGEVMGFAQIISFADDDIATEYTALMSKVMSNGNGRVKFPINEPAEGKKKSQIEEYLDFYNGPGVQHIAVATDDIVATVSAMRERGVEFLYVPDTYYDDILERVGEIDEDIELLKKHGILIDRDDEGYLLQLFTNNVLDRPTMFIEVIQRKGAQSFGVGNFKALFEAIERQQARRGTL
- a CDS encoding OmpH family outer membrane protein → MKKLLLLVALVASSFTFAQTGYVDAEFLMSKMPEVSAAETQLKNYTSNLQADITKAETNANARFQALQQEAQSEGVTEERRQEIIKMAQQLEGSLNTEKQGAELKLATRRNELMQPIYDKLNAAIEKVAKAKGFKIIVSVSSVLFAEESANITEAVKTEMGL